The following proteins are co-located in the Trichormus variabilis 0441 genome:
- a CDS encoding YeeE/YedE family protein, producing the protein MSNGVENTLTSKSQLLPPRPQKLVVAIALFIFTVGSVLLSKYGWRQSVLFLIGGLLGVSLYNSSFGFASAYRKLLLNRDVRGIYAQLVMLAIATVLFAPVLAAGKAFGQEVAGAIAPVSISGAIGAFIFGIGMQLGGACGCGTLYTIGGGSYTMLITLITFCLGAFWASLTRYLWAGLPKAEPIVLGETLGWTGAVVLQLGILLLLAGGLWLWSKNSKSASAEHPSPTRSGFLFGSWSVFTGAIALAVLNWLTLLISGEPWRITWGFALWTAKIATMFGWNSSTSKFWDGDTALSNSVFADVTSVMNLGIILGALLAAALAGKLTPQTQVSPSKILATVIGGLIMGYGAFTAFGCNVSAFFSGIASTSIHGWVWIVCALLGTAIGIKLRPLFSLPN; encoded by the coding sequence ATGAGTAATGGGGTTGAGAATACGTTGACATCTAAATCTCAGTTATTACCTCCCAGACCACAAAAATTAGTTGTGGCGATCGCATTATTTATCTTTACAGTCGGATCTGTTTTATTGAGTAAATATGGCTGGCGACAAAGTGTATTATTCCTCATCGGTGGTTTGTTGGGTGTGAGCCTTTATAATTCTAGTTTTGGCTTTGCCTCTGCTTATCGCAAACTGCTGTTGAATAGAGATGTGCGGGGAATATATGCTCAGTTAGTAATGCTAGCGATCGCTACTGTGTTATTTGCGCCAGTGTTAGCTGCTGGTAAGGCTTTCGGTCAAGAAGTAGCAGGAGCGATCGCACCTGTGAGTATATCAGGGGCGATTGGTGCATTCATCTTTGGAATCGGAATGCAATTAGGTGGAGCTTGTGGTTGCGGTACACTCTACACCATTGGCGGAGGTAGTTACACCATGCTCATTACCCTGATCACCTTTTGTTTAGGCGCATTCTGGGCTAGTTTGACTAGATATCTTTGGGCTGGTTTGCCAAAAGCCGAACCAATTGTTTTAGGTGAAACTCTCGGTTGGACAGGTGCAGTAGTCTTACAGTTGGGTATATTGTTGCTGTTAGCTGGGGGGCTTTGGTTGTGGAGTAAAAACAGCAAATCAGCATCAGCAGAACATCCCTCACCCACACGCTCAGGATTTTTATTTGGCTCTTGGTCAGTATTTACAGGTGCGATCGCCTTAGCTGTACTTAATTGGTTAACCCTGCTTATTTCTGGCGAACCTTGGCGAATTACCTGGGGGTTTGCTCTATGGACAGCAAAAATAGCCACCATGTTCGGCTGGAATTCCTCCACGAGTAAATTTTGGGATGGTGATACAGCATTATCAAATAGTGTGTTTGCAGATGTCACCTCCGTGATGAATCTAGGTATTATCTTAGGTGCATTATTAGCAGCCGCCTTAGCAGGAAAACTCACACCACAAACTCAAGTTAGCCCATCAAAAATTCTTGCTACGGTGATTGGTGGATTAATTATGGGTTATGGTGCTTTTACAGCTTTCGGGTGTAATGTCAGTGCCTTTTTTAGTGGTATTGCTTCCACTAGCATACATGGTTGGGTTTGGATTGTTTGCGCTTTATTAGGAACGGCAATTGGTATTAAACTGCGTCCTCTGTTCAGTTTGCCAAATTAG
- a CDS encoding O-acetylhomoserine aminocarboxypropyltransferase/cysteine synthase family protein, with product MSEKYRFETLQVHAGQEPALGTNARAVPIYQTTSYVFDDADHGARLFALQEFGNIYTRIMNPTTDVFEKRIAALEGGVAALATSSGQAAQFLAISTIAQAGDNIVSTSFLYGGTYNQFKVSIPRLGINVKFVEGDDVETFRQAIDDRTKALYVETIGNPQFNIPDFAALAHIAHEHGIPLIVDNTFGAGGYLARPIEHGADIVVESATKWIGGHGTSIGGVIVDSGKFNWGNGKFPVFTEPSPGYHGLNFQEVFGVGSPFGNIAFIIRARVEGLRDFGPSLSPFNAFLLLQGLETLSLRVDRHVSNALELAQWLEQQPQVAWVNYPGLPHHPYHERAKKYLRHGFGGVLNFGIKGGLEAGKTFINHVKLASHLANVGDAKTLVIHPASTTHQQLSDTEQLSAGVTPDLVRVSVGIEHIDDIKEDFEQAFQKISQ from the coding sequence ATGTCTGAAAAATACCGTTTTGAAACTTTGCAAGTCCATGCTGGGCAAGAACCAGCCTTAGGAACTAATGCCCGTGCTGTACCGATTTATCAAACAACTTCATACGTTTTTGATGATGCCGATCATGGAGCGCGATTGTTTGCTCTGCAAGAGTTCGGCAACATTTACACAAGGATAATGAATCCGACAACAGACGTGTTTGAAAAGCGTATTGCAGCTTTAGAAGGGGGTGTGGCAGCATTAGCCACTTCTAGCGGTCAAGCGGCGCAATTCTTAGCTATCAGCACGATCGCTCAAGCTGGAGATAATATTGTTTCCACCAGTTTTTTATACGGGGGAACCTATAACCAATTTAAAGTTTCTATACCACGTTTAGGAATAAATGTCAAATTTGTCGAAGGCGATGATGTAGAAACTTTTCGTCAGGCGATCGACGATCGCACAAAAGCATTGTACGTGGAAACTATTGGCAATCCCCAATTCAATATTCCCGACTTTGCGGCATTAGCCCATATTGCCCATGAACATGGTATTCCCTTGATTGTTGATAATACCTTTGGGGCTGGGGGCTATTTGGCTCGACCAATTGAACACGGTGCAGATATTGTAGTTGAGTCTGCAACTAAATGGATTGGTGGACATGGCACTTCTATCGGTGGCGTAATTGTTGATTCTGGTAAATTTAACTGGGGTAACGGCAAATTTCCTGTATTTACTGAACCATCACCTGGTTATCATGGGCTGAATTTTCAAGAGGTATTTGGTGTAGGTAGTCCCTTTGGGAATATTGCCTTTATTATTCGCGCCAGAGTAGAAGGATTAAGAGATTTCGGCCCCTCCTTAAGTCCATTTAACGCATTTTTACTATTGCAAGGATTAGAAACACTTTCTTTGCGTGTAGATCGCCATGTCTCCAACGCCTTAGAATTAGCCCAGTGGCTAGAACAACAACCCCAAGTAGCATGGGTAAATTATCCCGGACTTCCCCATCACCCCTATCATGAAAGAGCCAAAAAATATCTGAGACACGGATTTGGTGGGGTATTGAATTTTGGCATCAAAGGGGGACTAGAAGCAGGTAAAACCTTTATTAATCATGTTAAATTGGCAAGTCACTTAGCAAACGTAGGTGATGCTAAAACCCTTGTCATTCATCCTGCTTCTACCACTCATCAACAACTCAGTGATACAGAACAACTTTCCGCCGGTGTGACACCTGATTTGGTGCGTGTATCTGTGGGAATTGAACACATCGACGATATTAAAGAAGATTTTGAGCAAGCGTTTCAGAAGATTAGTCAATAG
- a CDS encoding sulfurtransferase has protein sequence MMKIRKFSWAKFKKNKLLALGVAICTFLLLTPMLHLPARGAATSTKIQFVAPNWVAENVKDPNLRILDVRNLPLDYIDGHLPQAVNIADTAFRGPREGLPVQYWDNQKLGQIFANSGVTNNNRVLVYSDGRDVLGATMVAYLLERSGVQDIAVLDGGYKGYAAASATVTKEFPKYKVGRFIVKDNPAVRVSLSEVRKLIGKKGVTFIDPRPADLFQGKENLWVRNGHIPGARNIPWPTFTDAQNPHKLKSLDEIKQILADKKITPADDIIVTCSTGREATLQYVVLKHLLGYPKVRVYEGSWTEYSTQSDLPVATGPEQVS, from the coding sequence ATGATGAAGATACGGAAATTTTCTTGGGCAAAGTTTAAGAAAAACAAACTACTTGCTCTAGGAGTAGCAATTTGTACTTTTTTGTTACTCACTCCCATGTTGCATTTACCAGCCAGGGGAGCTGCGACTAGCACTAAGATCCAGTTCGTTGCTCCTAACTGGGTGGCCGAGAATGTCAAAGATCCTAATCTGAGAATTTTGGATGTCCGAAATTTACCTTTAGACTATATCGATGGACACTTACCTCAAGCAGTTAATATTGCCGATACAGCCTTTCGCGGCCCAAGAGAAGGTCTACCAGTACAATATTGGGACAATCAAAAATTAGGACAAATATTTGCTAATTCAGGAGTCACAAATAATAATCGTGTCCTTGTTTACTCTGATGGCAGAGATGTACTAGGGGCAACGATGGTAGCTTATTTGCTAGAACGTTCTGGAGTGCAGGATATAGCTGTATTGGATGGTGGCTACAAAGGTTACGCGGCTGCATCGGCAACAGTAACAAAGGAATTTCCTAAATACAAAGTAGGTCGATTTATAGTTAAAGATAATCCTGCTGTGCGTGTCTCTTTAAGTGAAGTCAGAAAACTGATTGGGAAAAAAGGCGTTACATTCATCGACCCCAGACCAGCAGATTTATTCCAAGGAAAGGAAAATCTTTGGGTACGAAATGGACATATTCCAGGGGCGCGAAATATTCCTTGGCCTACTTTTACAGATGCTCAAAATCCCCACAAACTAAAATCTTTAGATGAAATCAAACAAATCCTAGCTGACAAGAAAATTACTCCTGCTGATGACATCATTGTTACTTGCAGTACAGGACGGGAAGCAACTCTGCAATATGTGGTATTAAAACATTTGCTGGGTTATCCCAAAGTTAGAGTTTATGAAGGTTCTTGGACTGAGTACAGCACTCAATCAGACTTACCTGTTGCCACTGGCCCAGAACAGGTAAGCTAG